The genomic DNA CGGTGCTGGAGATGGGTACGATGATGCCCGCTCGCCGCGCCCGCGGCCCGAACGAGCCTGGTGGCATTCCGTTCGGTTTCCTCGCGGACATGGTGCAGTCGTCGCGCGTCTACCCAGACGACCCAGCAAGGGCCTCATTGGAGACCGTGGCATTGGGCGCCGTTATCTTTGATCAGATCTACCTCGGTTCGTATATGTCCGGCGGAGTAGGCTTCACGCAGTATTCGACCGCCGCCTACACCGACAACATCCTGGAGGACTACACCTACTGGGCCGTGGACCTGATCAAGGACAAGTACGGTGGACTCTGCAAGATGAAGCCCTCCATGGATAACCTGGAGAAGCTCGGCACGGAGGTCAACTCCTACGCGCTGGAGATGTACGAGAGGTACCCGGCCGCCATGGAGGCCCACTTCGGTGGGTCTCAGAGAGCGACCGTCGCTGCCGCGGCCACTGGTATCGCCTGTGCGATGGCCACTGGTATCGCGGACTGCGGTGTGAACGGCTGGTACCTGTCGATGCTGCAGCACAAGGAGAGGCTCGGACGCCTTGGCTTCTACGGCTACGACCTGCAGGACCAATGCGGTTCCGCGAACTCGTTCGCCTACAGAAGCGACGAGGGCCTGCCCTTCGAGCTGCGCGGCCCGAACTACCCGAACTACACGATGAACGTCGGTCACCTGTCTGGATACGGCGGAATCGCCTCTGCAGCCCACGCGGCCCGCAGGGACGCATTCGCCTGCAGCCCACTCATCAAGGTGGCCTTCGCGGACAAGAACCTCCCGTTCGACTTCGCGAACATCACCAAGGAGTTCGGTCGGGGCGCAATGCGCGAGTTCATGCCCGCTGGCGAGAGAACCGTCATCATCCCGCCCGCGTGATCCGATGAAGGTCGGCGACTTCGCTAGGTATCGCAACACTGGCACCGTGGGAAAGGTGGTGGAGATAGTGGACAAGGCCGAAGGGACCTGGGTACTCCTAGATACCTACGGCCTGTACTACGAGACCTCCGCTTTAGACCCGGCGACGGCGAGCGAATACAAGGTGAGGCGCCAAGAAGAGACCTCGTTGGAGAGCCAACTGGAGCAGGTGGAGCGGCTGAAGGAACAGATCGCGGAAGCGGAGAAGGCCATCAGCCGCATCACTCCGTCCGGAACCTGAAACCCTTTCCAAATCTCTTATTTTCTTTTTCTCATGCTGCTAGGCGAAGCCATGGCCTGGCTCAGAGGCAAGAATGAGTTCGATCAGGCGAGCCTCGATGCGGCAGATTCAGCAATCGTCGTAGCCGATGAGGATACTGGCCAGCTTGGGGTCGTCCTTGAGATCGTGCACCGCTCGCACGAACATGTCTCCCAAAGGAGAGGGGGAACAGGAGACCACGTTCTTCGTTTCACGCATCGCCTCCACCTCCGGAAAGCTGACCGGTGGCATGCAGAAGCACTCCTTCTGCTTCGGCTTTCGGTCTATGTACACGATGAAGTCCTCGGAGAGGAAGATGATGTTGTCCTTGCCCTGGTACTCCTTCTTCTGGTGCGGGAAGATCTCCTGCCCGAGGATGAGGCCGTCCTCGGCCACCAGGAGCACGGTAGGCTCGGGAGGAGGGCGGAAGCGCTTGTCCTTGATCACCACGACCACATGATCTCGTTTCAAGCATTCCTCCACTCCCAGATTCTGGCAGCTGATGCCCAACGTGGCTTTGATGTTGGCCTCTATCTCGATCAGCTTGTCTCGCGCCCGATCGTCGAGCTCGAAAGCATGCTGCGTTCCCTCCATTCCTCGGAGCAACTTGAGAACCTCTTTCACCGTGACCATGACAACGAAACCCGAACGATGAACCGAGTAATCTAGCTTTCCCAAGGTACGCCGACAGAGCCATTGCTGGTGTCCATGGAACGAGCA from Methanomassiliicoccales archaeon includes the following:
- the mcrA gene encoding coenzyme-B sulfoethylthiotransferase subunit alpha; this encodes MAKEKEKLFLKAMKKKFKEDPTDVHTSYYSFGGWKQSKRKREWVEQATKIAKERGIVMMNQDIGVPLGQRVLMPYQLSHTDIYAEADDLHFINNAAMQQAWDDIRRTVVSGLDTAHTVIEKRLAKEVTPETINRYLEAVNHTMPGGAVVQEHMAECSPALTADCYVKVFSGNDELMDEIDKQFRIDINKEFPADQAKQLKEAIGNALWQKIACPTLVGRVCDGGTMSRWSAMQISMAFITSYRLAAGEAAIADFAFAAKHASVLEMGTMMPARRARGPNEPGGIPFGFLADMVQSSRVYPDDPARASLETVALGAVIFDQIYLGSYMSGGVGFTQYSTAAYTDNILEDYTYWAVDLIKDKYGGLCKMKPSMDNLEKLGTEVNSYALEMYERYPAAMEAHFGGSQRATVAAAATGIACAMATGIADCGVNGWYLSMLQHKERLGRLGFYGYDLQDQCGSANSFAYRSDEGLPFELRGPNYPNYTMNVGHLSGYGGIASAAHAARRDAFACSPLIKVAFADKNLPFDFANITKEFGRGAMREFMPAGERTVIIPPA
- a CDS encoding DUF2098 family protein produces the protein MKVGDFARYRNTGTVGKVVEIVDKAEGTWVLLDTYGLYYETSALDPATASEYKVRRQEETSLESQLEQVERLKEQIAEAEKAISRITPSGT